Proteins from a single region of Oculatellaceae cyanobacterium:
- a CDS encoding PAS domain S-box protein, whose translation MYCKNGSHLYSSRGTIVCELKLIALPFFITIGAISIKKVLASMTMNDSMDGQANALTMAEKLFVGGGELGTLLRNSFGDALRSHNWSQTSLGGVETWSDDLKTAVQILLTELDRASPPEKTQLDSDLLEDSSAEAALHQANQLNAFRVKLAEALRPLTDASEIQAIAANILGESLGANRVIYIEVVSGGEYVIVHRNYTNGVAELSGRYRLEDYRRNLSQDHQAGRTQIITDIPNHPSYTDAQKTRYREIDIAAHIDVPLIKNNQFVALLAVQQSTPRQWTETEVKLVEETAERTWATVERARAEAALRSSEAKYRMLFESIDEGYFIADVIFDADDRPIDVFYLEANPAVKRITGLDLAGRSLREIDPNYESAWWEAYGRVVQTGIAERQELYTEPLDSWFSFYTFKIGDASSRRVGCVFQDISQRKRTEQALRDSEQRYRTLFDLIDEAFCVCELMVDETGEPYDHRVLEINPAFEIQTGLQQVTGKAASELIPTLEPFFFEIYARVVRTGESTRFESYLQELDSWFDVYVAPLNVFHRQQFAVLFRNITEQKRASLNAQLLATVRDDLAEITEVGDLVQMVGDRLKSYLNISSCAFVEINERADEALIHAHWHQSHVPNLVGVYALPQFVSEEFLHTAQAGQPIVVRNVATDPRIVAPDKYAALSIGAELNIPLIRDGEWKFSLTVFHPVPYNWRDDEIALMQELASRIWTKLERARAEAVLRESEQRFRLMADAVPQIVWITDTEGRVEFFNKQWSNYTGVPYEPTTAAEVAANFVHPEDGDRTIAAFNEARHQGSVFSVEHRIRSFSGTYRWFLVRAEPYRDSQTGEIIRWFGASIDIHERKQVEDALRQSEARFRRIFECEMVPMGIYTSAGGIVEANNSLLNLIGYTRQELETGQISWQALTPPEYQALDEIAVNEVATRGVSTPYEKVYIHKDGRRIPILIGAALLLEDASSGVFFAIDLSERKQAEAALQEQSQLMQLILTNIGDGLIMANRQGEFVLFNQAAERMFGRLTNERAPEEWSRTYGLYLPDGQTLFPERQLPLYRAMQGEYATDVEVFVRRNPTDAGRWLGISGFPVRDGRGDITGGVITCRDVSERKRILQQEQAAREEAQRANRIKDEFLAVLSHELRSPLNPILGWTRLLRSGKLDAVRQREALATIERNAKLQTQLIEDLLDISRIMQGKMSLTITPVSLTFVISAAVETVRLAAEAKNIQIVLDFPPYVALVNGDAARLQQVVWNLLTNAVKFTPNNGQVTVELRQLDQLAQIRVIDTGKGINPLFLPHVFEYFRQEDGSTTRKFGGLGLGLAIARQIVEMHGGTVWAESQGEEQGATFIVQLPTMKQTASLGSDPITTQTDAGLPLEGIQILLVDDEPDTREFQAFLLSQSGAIVTAVASGLEALLALEKSLPDVLVSDIGMAQMDGYMLMQQIRSRPPDRGGTIPAIALTAYAAEIDRTQALQVGFQTHITKPVELEVLVRAILLSLGRA comes from the coding sequence TTGTATTGCAAAAATGGCTCTCATCTCTATTCGTCGCGGGGAACAATAGTCTGCGAACTAAAACTGATCGCGCTGCCTTTCTTTATAACTATTGGCGCAATTAGTATTAAAAAAGTGCTGGCATCAATGACAATGAATGATTCAATGGATGGACAGGCAAATGCTTTGACAATGGCTGAAAAGTTGTTTGTTGGTGGCGGCGAGTTGGGGACTTTGCTGCGAAACTCCTTCGGAGACGCTTTGCGATCGCATAATTGGTCGCAAACGTCATTAGGCGGTGTCGAAACCTGGTCAGATGACCTGAAAACGGCGGTGCAGATCCTATTGACCGAACTCGATCGAGCCTCGCCACCCGAAAAGACCCAGCTAGACTCTGACTTGCTAGAGGATAGTTCTGCTGAAGCCGCCTTACACCAAGCAAATCAACTTAATGCGTTCCGAGTCAAACTGGCAGAAGCCCTCCGTCCGCTCACCGATGCTTCAGAGATACAAGCGATCGCCGCGAACATTTTGGGTGAGTCTTTAGGAGCAAACCGCGTCATTTACATCGAAGTGGTGTCGGGTGGTGAGTACGTCATCGTTCATCGCAACTACACAAACGGGGTAGCAGAACTGAGCGGACGATACCGACTGGAAGACTATCGCCGTAACCTCAGCCAGGATCATCAGGCAGGACGAACTCAAATTATCACTGACATTCCCAATCATCCCAGCTATACGGATGCCCAGAAGACGAGATACCGCGAGATCGATATTGCCGCCCACATTGATGTGCCGCTGATTAAAAACAATCAATTTGTCGCCCTGCTCGCCGTTCAACAATCCACGCCGCGCCAGTGGACAGAAACCGAGGTCAAATTGGTTGAAGAAACCGCAGAACGGACGTGGGCAACCGTCGAACGTGCCCGCGCTGAAGCCGCCCTGCGCTCTTCCGAAGCCAAATACCGGATGCTGTTTGAGTCGATCGACGAAGGCTACTTTATTGCCGATGTCATTTTTGACGCAGACGATCGCCCGATTGATGTTTTCTATCTTGAAGCTAATCCAGCCGTCAAGCGCATTACCGGACTCGACCTGGCTGGACGTTCGCTGCGGGAGATTGACCCAAACTACGAATCTGCCTGGTGGGAAGCCTATGGTCGGGTGGTTCAAACCGGGATTGCTGAACGACAAGAGCTGTACACCGAGCCGCTTGATTCCTGGTTTAGCTTTTACACCTTTAAGATTGGCGATGCGTCCAGCCGTCGGGTTGGTTGTGTTTTCCAGGATATAAGTCAGCGCAAACGCACCGAACAAGCTCTGCGGGATAGTGAGCAGCGCTATCGCACGCTATTTGATTTGATCGACGAGGCGTTTTGCGTGTGCGAACTGATGGTGGACGAAACGGGTGAACCTTACGACCATCGAGTTCTTGAAATCAATCCTGCCTTTGAAATCCAGACCGGATTACAGCAAGTCACAGGTAAAGCCGCGAGCGAACTAATTCCCACACTTGAACCTTTCTTTTTTGAAATCTATGCCCGCGTAGTCAGAACGGGTGAATCGACGCGATTTGAAAGCTACTTGCAGGAGTTAGATAGCTGGTTTGATGTTTATGTTGCTCCGCTCAATGTTTTCCACCGCCAACAATTTGCTGTCCTGTTCAGAAATATCACTGAGCAGAAACGGGCAAGCTTAAACGCACAATTGCTAGCAACCGTTCGCGATGACCTGGCTGAAATTACAGAAGTTGGTGACCTTGTGCAAATGGTGGGCGATCGCCTGAAGAGCTATCTCAACATTTCCAGCTGCGCTTTTGTGGAAATTAATGAACGGGCTGACGAAGCTTTAATCCATGCTCACTGGCATCAATCCCATGTGCCAAACTTGGTAGGTGTGTATGCCCTGCCCCAATTTGTCTCCGAGGAATTTCTGCATACGGCGCAAGCTGGACAACCGATCGTGGTGCGAAATGTGGCTACTGACCCCCGCATTGTTGCTCCCGATAAATATGCCGCCCTAAGCATTGGAGCAGAACTGAACATTCCGCTCATTCGTGATGGCGAATGGAAGTTTTCGCTCACGGTTTTTCATCCGGTTCCATACAATTGGCGCGATGACGAGATCGCCTTGATGCAGGAATTGGCAAGCCGCATTTGGACAAAGCTGGAACGCGCCCGTGCAGAAGCTGTCCTGCGCGAAAGTGAGCAACGGTTTCGATTGATGGCGGATGCTGTGCCGCAGATTGTCTGGATTACCGATACAGAGGGGCGGGTTGAGTTCTTCAACAAGCAATGGAGTAACTACACAGGCGTTCCTTACGAACCGACGACAGCAGCGGAAGTAGCTGCGAATTTTGTTCACCCAGAGGACGGCGATCGCACAATCGCAGCATTCAATGAAGCGCGACACCAAGGTAGCGTTTTCTCGGTCGAACATCGGATTCGCTCTTTTTCAGGAACCTATCGCTGGTTTCTGGTTCGCGCTGAACCCTACCGGGATTCGCAAACGGGCGAAATTATTCGCTGGTTTGGCGCATCAATCGACATCCACGAGCGCAAACAGGTCGAAGACGCACTGCGCCAGAGTGAAGCCCGCTTTCGCCGCATTTTTGAGTGCGAAATGGTGCCAATGGGCATTTATACCTCAGCAGGTGGCATTGTTGAAGCCAATAATTCCCTACTTAATCTCATCGGCTATACACGGCAGGAGTTAGAAACGGGGCAAATTAGCTGGCAAGCCCTGACTCCACCGGAATACCAAGCACTGGATGAAATTGCGGTCAATGAGGTCGCGACCAGGGGCGTAAGTACCCCTTATGAGAAAGTCTACATTCACAAAGATGGCAGACGAATTCCTATCCTCATCGGTGCTGCATTGCTTCTCGAAGATGCCAGCAGTGGTGTGTTCTTTGCCATCGATCTCAGTGAACGCAAACAAGCCGAAGCTGCGTTGCAAGAACAATCTCAGCTTATGCAGCTCATCCTCACAAACATAGGTGATGGCTTGATTATGGCAAATCGACAGGGCGAGTTTGTTCTGTTTAATCAAGCGGCTGAACGGATGTTTGGTCGGCTTACGAATGAACGAGCGCCTGAGGAATGGTCAAGAACCTATGGACTTTATTTACCCGATGGGCAAACGCTTTTTCCCGAGCGGCAACTCCCACTCTATCGAGCTATGCAGGGAGAATATGCGACCGATGTTGAAGTGTTTGTGCGGCGCAATCCCACCGATGCGGGTAGGTGGCTCGGCATCAGCGGGTTTCCGGTTAGAGACGGCAGGGGCGACATTACAGGCGGCGTAATCACCTGCCGCGATGTCTCCGAGCGCAAACGCATTTTGCAACAAGAACAAGCCGCAAGGGAAGAAGCCCAACGAGCAAATCGCATTAAGGATGAGTTTTTGGCGGTGCTCTCCCATGAATTGCGATCGCCCCTAAATCCCATCTTGGGTTGGACTCGATTACTGCGGAGCGGCAAACTCGATGCTGTTCGCCAACGAGAAGCCTTGGCAACCATTGAACGTAATGCCAAACTCCAAACGCAATTAATTGAAGACTTGCTCGACATTTCCCGCATTATGCAGGGCAAAATGTCCTTAACAATTACTCCTGTCAGTTTGACGTTTGTCATATCTGCTGCTGTGGAAACTGTTCGATTAGCAGCAGAAGCAAAAAATATTCAGATCGTGCTGGATTTTCCTCCCTATGTTGCCCTCGTGAATGGGGATGCAGCCCGTTTGCAGCAGGTCGTCTGGAACTTACTTACAAATGCCGTAAAATTCACACCAAATAACGGACAAGTGACCGTTGAACTGAGGCAACTCGATCAATTGGCTCAAATTCGGGTCATTGACACGGGTAAAGGTATCAATCCTTTATTTTTACCTCATGTGTTTGAGTATTTTCGACAAGAGGATGGCTCGACTACACGCAAATTTGGTGGATTGGGATTGGGACTGGCGATCGCGCGGCAAATTGTCGAAATGCACGGGGGAACAGTGTGGGCAGAAAGCCAGGGTGAAGAGCAAGGCGCTACTTTCATTGTGCAATTGCCAACGATGAAACAGACAGCCTCGCTCGGATCTGATCCCATAACTACCCAAACAGATGCAGGGCTGCCGCTTGAGGGCATTCAAATTTTGCTAGTAGATGATGAGCCAGATACCCGTGAGTTTCAAGCTTTTCTATTGTCACAAAGTGGGGCAATCGTAACAGCTGTTGCTTCGGGTTTAGAAGCCTTGCTTGCACTGGAAAAATCTCTTCCCGATGTGCTGGTGAGTGACATCGGGATGGCTCAGATGGACGGTTATATGCTGATGCAGCAAATTCGCTCGCGACCCCCCGATCGAGGGGGAACGATCCCAGCCATTGCACTGACTGCGTATGCCGCAGAAATTGATCGCACTCAGGCACTTCAGGTCGGCTTTCAAACTCATATCACCAAACCTGTGGAGCTAGAAGTGTTAGTCAGAGCCATCTTACTCTCGCTAGGACGCGCCTAA
- a CDS encoding ATP-dependent RecD-like DNA helicase, with product MTSPQVDNAAANAPQYESLNGVVERITFHSCESGYTVARLKTPQAFDLVTIVGNFADIQPGQTLHLLGLWREHPQYGSQFQVWRYTETKPATLTGIEKYLGSGLIKGVGPVTAKRIVAHFGLDTLEIIENQIDRLIEVPGIALKRIAKIQTAWQSQKAIKEVMVFLQGHGVSTTYAVKIFKQYGNDSISTVTNNPYQLAADIYGIGFLTADKIARNIGIAPDSPERYKAGIRHVLSEAAEDGHCFLPQPQLIESAIKQLTVDNQEPDADKLTEAIREMVKDEELEIDTSPQRKHPPLCYNPAFFYTELYLAKLLHQLLINPLAVNLDRVRSWIERFTESRRIQLSQQQQQAVEMAACSRVLILTGGPGCGKTFTTHTIVALWKAMGKSIALAAPTGRAAQRLSEMTGIEAKTIHRLLEFDPRTMGFKRNLDNLMAADAIVVDEASMLDLFLAHSLVKAIPLNAQLLLVGDTDQLPSVGPGNVLSDLIASGKIPVVRLTEVFRQAMQSAIIRAAHSINQGEYPQIELLSNNPKSDCLWMGAPEPEYGVQAIGELIKDFLPQLGYNPAQDVQVLSPMTRGLVGTRNLNQVLQELINPPSLGKAEIARGGRILRVGDRVIQQVNDYDREVFNGDLGLIREINTEEISVTVQYGERNVDYDLADLNEIALAWAVTIHKSQGSEYPVVLIPLYMQHFLMLNRNLIYTGLTRAKSLAILVGPARAISQAVKQIEQQLRYTRLRERLMALFS from the coding sequence ATGACTTCGCCACAGGTTGATAATGCGGCGGCAAATGCGCCCCAATATGAATCGCTCAATGGGGTGGTAGAACGGATTACTTTTCATTCCTGTGAGTCGGGCTATACTGTTGCTAGGCTAAAAACTCCCCAAGCTTTTGATTTGGTAACGATAGTTGGTAATTTTGCTGATATCCAACCAGGGCAAACTTTGCACTTATTGGGATTGTGGCGAGAACATCCCCAGTACGGCAGTCAATTTCAAGTCTGGCGCTACACTGAAACCAAACCGGCAACACTTACAGGGATTGAGAAATATTTAGGCAGCGGATTAATCAAAGGTGTTGGTCCTGTTACTGCTAAACGTATTGTCGCGCACTTTGGTTTAGACACATTAGAAATAATTGAAAACCAAATAGACAGACTGATTGAAGTGCCAGGTATTGCATTAAAGCGTATTGCTAAAATTCAAACAGCTTGGCAAAGTCAAAAAGCCATTAAAGAAGTAATGGTTTTCTTGCAAGGTCATGGAGTTTCGACTACATACGCCGTCAAGATTTTCAAACAATACGGTAACGATTCCATCTCTACTGTCACGAATAACCCCTATCAATTAGCAGCAGATATTTATGGGATTGGCTTTTTAACTGCTGATAAAATCGCTCGTAATATTGGGATTGCCCCAGATTCACCAGAAAGATATAAGGCGGGTATTCGGCACGTTTTAAGTGAAGCGGCTGAAGATGGACATTGTTTTTTACCACAACCGCAACTAATTGAATCAGCCATCAAACAATTAACAGTAGATAACCAAGAGCCAGATGCCGACAAATTAACTGAAGCTATTAGAGAAATGGTTAAGGATGAAGAACTAGAAATAGATACATCTCCTCAAAGGAAACATCCACCACTGTGCTACAATCCAGCTTTCTTCTATACGGAACTTTATTTAGCTAAACTGCTACATCAACTGCTAATTAATCCACTGGCTGTTAACTTAGATAGAGTGCGAAGCTGGATTGAACGTTTTACCGAAAGTCGTAGAATTCAACTATCTCAACAACAGCAACAAGCAGTAGAAATGGCAGCTTGTTCTAGAGTATTGATTTTAACTGGTGGCCCTGGCTGCGGCAAAACTTTCACGACTCATACAATTGTGGCACTGTGGAAAGCAATGGGTAAATCTATTGCGTTAGCTGCACCTACAGGTAGGGCAGCACAAAGATTAAGTGAAATGACGGGAATAGAAGCTAAAACAATTCATCGGTTGTTGGAATTTGACCCCAGAACAATGGGTTTTAAGCGGAATTTAGATAATTTGATGGCAGCAGATGCCATAGTCGTTGATGAAGCTTCCATGCTGGATTTATTTTTGGCACATTCCCTAGTTAAAGCTATTCCTTTAAATGCTCAATTATTATTAGTGGGAGATACAGATCAATTGCCTTCTGTTGGCCCTGGTAATGTGTTATCGGACTTAATTGCTTCTGGTAAAATTCCTGTGGTGCGACTAACAGAAGTATTTAGACAAGCGATGCAAAGCGCCATTATTCGGGCAGCACATAGTATTAATCAAGGTGAATATCCCCAGATAGAATTACTTTCTAACAATCCGAAATCAGATTGTTTATGGATGGGTGCGCCAGAACCAGAGTATGGCGTACAAGCAATTGGCGAGTTAATTAAAGATTTTCTTCCCCAATTGGGATATAACCCAGCACAAGATGTGCAAGTTTTATCACCAATGACACGCGGTCTAGTTGGAACTAGAAATTTAAATCAGGTATTGCAAGAGTTAATTAATCCTCCATCTCTGGGTAAGGCAGAAATAGCACGAGGTGGAAGAATATTAAGAGTAGGAGATAGAGTAATTCAACAAGTAAATGATTATGACCGAGAAGTGTTTAACGGGGATTTAGGTTTAATTAGGGAGATTAATACTGAAGAAATTTCAGTAACAGTGCAATATGGTGAAAGAAATGTTGATTATGATTTAGCAGACTTGAACGAAATTGCTTTAGCTTGGGCGGTAACAATACATAAATCTCAAGGTAGTGAATATCCTGTTGTGTTAATACCTTTGTATATGCAGCATTTTTTAATGCTGAATCGCAATTTGATTTATACGGGATTAACAAGAGCTAAATCTTTAGCTATTTTAGTAGGGCCTGCCAGAGCAATTTCACAAGCTGTCAAACAAATCGAGCAACAATTACGCTACACCCGCTTAAGAGAAAGATTAATGGCATTATTTTCGTGA
- a CDS encoding AbrB-like transcriptional regulator, which translates to MGLKPGDEFEIKLGYKHIRLVKMGDSSEQSSADVNEEDSE; encoded by the coding sequence TTGGGATTAAAACCAGGCGATGAATTTGAAATCAAACTTGGCTACAAGCATATTCGTTTAGTTAAAATGGGGGATAGCTCAGAGCAATCATCAGCAGATGTTAATGAAGAAGATTCTGAATAA
- a CDS encoding CHAT domain-containing protein — protein MKNLPIANNSNTQLIVSVDLADSYYQTGRFDEAIALWLKQLTSTTIFQDAIIHTKLASAYRKIGQVRQAIEHLQAAVKIYQVTGNQQQLVSVMTDLAQSYIALGQYNNAIKLLQDALIIAQKNHYERIEVVAQGVLGNAFFIAGDVNKAILAYQASLDKANFLNEPVYITNALNNLGNALNKQSQRHRSLALIAARESDRQEEARLKALSTQEHQQAYKCFNRAVKIISGSGSIEEAQALINLASFWRSPSLFDLPEKSVTNDPKTTDYLQQASVILQKLPATHSSASALIKLAMVNGSSTDFKIANLEKAINIVKTIGDSRTLSYAAGVLGQVYEQAKQYQQAMALTRQAIFAAQQVNAIDSLYRWQWQAGKIYVATQQLDAGILSYKQAIATLQSLRSDIVAASSNLQSDLLDEVEPLYRELIELLLAGQPTAAQLEESLQIMDLLRLSQLQNYFGDNCIQLQQNTSSTLLINHQVVISSIVLKHKAYILLRLPNGVIKHYSVEVGEKELEDEILQFRTQLEDFATNRYLAGSQKLYNLLIRPLESELSSANIKSLVFINDGLLRNISMAALHDGKQFLVEKYAIAISLGFNLPEIQPLSQKNQAAIFGLTVEIPPFAALKSVATETQEVQSIIGGSRFLDRDFTFNKLQQQLLANNSSILHLATHGKFGATADNTFLQAFDTRINLKQFEDILRQKKRPIDLLTLSACQTAVGDSRSTLGLAGVAARNGVKNVLASLWSINDADTVSLIEDFYKYMRQSNLTPVEALRAAQLKLIANPDIHPSAWFPFILITNK, from the coding sequence GTGAAAAATTTGCCTATTGCCAATAACTCTAATACTCAATTAATTGTCTCAGTGGATTTAGCAGATAGTTACTATCAAACAGGTAGATTTGATGAGGCGATCGCCTTATGGCTAAAGCAACTAACTTCTACAACAATTTTTCAGGATGCTATCATTCATACAAAATTGGCATCTGCCTATAGAAAGATTGGGCAAGTTAGACAAGCTATTGAACATTTACAAGCGGCAGTAAAAATTTATCAAGTTACCGGAAATCAACAGCAGCTAGTCTCAGTTATGACAGATTTGGCACAAAGTTATATAGCTTTAGGGCAATATAATAATGCTATTAAATTGCTACAAGATGCTCTAATTATTGCTCAAAAAAATCATTACGAGCGCATAGAGGTTGTTGCTCAAGGAGTTTTAGGGAATGCCTTTTTTATTGCTGGAGATGTTAACAAAGCAATACTTGCTTACCAAGCGAGTTTGGATAAAGCTAATTTCTTGAATGAACCTGTATATATTACTAATGCGTTAAATAATTTGGGTAACGCTTTAAATAAGCAAAGTCAGCGTCATCGCTCTTTAGCATTAATAGCTGCGCGAGAAAGCGATCGGCAGGAAGAAGCAAGATTAAAGGCACTATCTACACAAGAGCATCAACAAGCATACAAATGTTTTAATCGTGCAGTTAAGATTATTAGTGGTTCAGGAAGCATTGAAGAAGCTCAAGCCTTAATCAACTTAGCAAGTTTTTGGCGATCGCCATCTCTATTTGACTTACCAGAAAAATCAGTTACCAATGATCCAAAAACTACTGATTATCTTCAGCAAGCTAGTGTAATCTTGCAAAAATTACCAGCAACGCATTCTTCGGCTTCTGCGTTAATAAAATTAGCGATGGTTAATGGTTCTTCAACTGATTTTAAAATAGCCAACTTAGAAAAGGCGATTAATATTGTTAAAACAATTGGTGATTCGCGTACTTTATCTTATGCCGCAGGTGTATTAGGACAAGTATATGAACAAGCTAAACAGTATCAGCAAGCAATGGCTTTAACTCGCCAAGCGATATTTGCAGCCCAACAAGTTAATGCAATTGATAGCTTATATCGTTGGCAATGGCAAGCAGGAAAAATTTATGTAGCAACACAGCAACTTGATGCTGGAATTTTATCATACAAGCAAGCGATCGCCACACTTCAAAGCCTTCGTAGTGATATTGTTGCTGCGTCTAGTAACCTACAATCCGATTTGCTAGATGAGGTGGAACCCCTATACCGAGAATTAATCGAATTATTACTGGCGGGACAGCCAACCGCTGCCCAGCTTGAAGAATCATTACAAATAATGGATTTACTGAGATTATCTCAATTGCAGAATTACTTTGGTGATAATTGCATACAGCTTCAGCAAAATACTTCTTCAACTTTGCTAATTAATCATCAAGTTGTAATTAGTTCCATCGTTTTGAAGCACAAAGCTTATATCTTGCTGCGTCTTCCTAATGGTGTTATCAAACATTACTCTGTAGAAGTTGGAGAAAAAGAGTTAGAAGATGAAATTTTACAATTTCGGACTCAATTAGAAGATTTTGCTACTAATAGATATTTAGCTGGCTCACAAAAGTTATATAATTTATTAATTAGACCACTTGAGTCAGAATTATCATCTGCTAATATTAAAAGTTTAGTTTTTATTAATGATGGCTTATTACGGAATATTTCCATGGCTGCTTTGCATGACGGCAAACAGTTTTTAGTAGAAAAATATGCTATTGCTATCAGCCTGGGGTTTAATTTACCTGAAATACAGCCATTATCCCAAAAAAATCAAGCTGCAATTTTTGGTTTAACTGTGGAAATACCACCTTTTGCCGCCCTCAAAAGTGTTGCTACTGAAACTCAAGAAGTTCAAAGTATTATTGGTGGCAGTAGATTTTTAGATCGAGATTTCACTTTCAATAAGTTACAGCAGCAACTTTTAGCAAATAATTCCTCAATTCTTCATCTAGCTACTCATGGTAAGTTTGGGGCGACAGCCGATAACACTTTTCTACAAGCATTTGATACCCGCATTAATCTTAAGCAATTTGAAGATATTCTGAGGCAGAAAAAGCGCCCTATAGATCTTTTGACTCTCAGTGCTTGTCAAACAGCAGTTGGTGATAGTCGTTCTACATTAGGGCTAGCTGGAGTAGCTGCTAGGAATGGTGTCAAGAATGTTTTAGCTAGTCTGTGGTCGATTAATGACGCTGATACTGTTTCCTTGATTGAAGATTTTTATAAATATATGCGTCAATCTAATTTAACGCCAGTAGAAGCCTTAAGAGCCGCTCAACTTAAATTGATTGCTAATCCTGATATTCACCCCTCTGCGTGGTTTCCTTTTATTCTGATTACTAATAAATAA
- a CDS encoding DUF928 domain-containing protein codes for MAKKLTIIGISILSMLPIVIQSIVTSKPLYAQSLITTTKTNVYTPPPGRKRAQRTEGVGSRGGECQAPVSLHLLAPSDHVAQTVAARPTFLLYVSKPKALIRYTLIEPGVLEPIVDKQVQLEKPGITKLEISETAPELTIGKEYRWTVTIICNQERPSENIYAHTTLIRITKTSELASRLATASTERSVGLIYAESGIWYDAIASLYKAYENTPHNTEVYNEFKILLDSIGLSQIFLSLTSLK; via the coding sequence ATGGCAAAAAAATTAACAATTATTGGTATATCTATCCTCAGTATGTTACCTATAGTTATTCAATCTATAGTTACATCAAAACCTTTATATGCACAATCTCTGATTACTACAACTAAGACTAATGTTTACACTCCACCACCAGGACGCAAACGCGCACAACGTACTGAAGGAGTCGGCTCTCGTGGTGGCGAATGTCAAGCTCCCGTATCGCTACACCTACTAGCACCTTCCGATCATGTTGCTCAAACTGTCGCGGCACGCCCAACTTTCCTCCTGTATGTATCTAAGCCAAAAGCCCTCATACGCTACACCTTAATAGAACCAGGAGTTTTAGAACCAATAGTGGATAAGCAAGTTCAACTAGAAAAACCAGGAATTACTAAATTAGAAATATCAGAAACAGCGCCAGAACTGACTATTGGTAAAGAGTATCGTTGGACAGTTACTATTATTTGCAATCAAGAACGTCCTTCGGAAAATATCTATGCTCATACAACACTGATACGCATAACTAAGACTTCCGAGTTAGCATCAAGACTAGCAACTGCTTCTACAGAACGCTCTGTAGGTTTAATTTATGCGGAATCAGGAATCTGGTACGATGCTATTGCTAGCCTTTATAAGGCTTACGAGAATACTCCACATAATACAGAAGTTTACAATGAATTTAAAATATTATTAGATAGTATTGGATTATCACAAATTTTCTTATCCCTTACCAGTCTGAAATAA